From a single Planctellipticum variicoloris genomic region:
- a CDS encoding host-nuclease inhibitor Gam family protein yields the protein MIPRPETLGVELKLTTLADVDAALHELGWCRQQTAHAEAMVQAIIERLKADNQAALVVKIKESDVSIADRTAALEAALVTWCGKKLAGHLAETGKQSLTLAHGVIGTRSLPDAVVCDDKAVLAAVKKRGGLVGLIDKLLETALGAITLANVIKLKPEVSKTAAKAAWGKSARHQQTLKSLGVVVETNRSSWVIEPAAIEVAAPAG from the coding sequence ATGATCCCACGTCCCGAGACGCTGGGCGTTGAATTGAAGCTTACCACGCTGGCCGACGTCGACGCGGCCCTGCATGAGCTGGGCTGGTGTCGGCAGCAGACGGCGCACGCGGAGGCGATGGTTCAAGCGATCATCGAACGGTTGAAGGCCGACAACCAGGCGGCGCTTGTCGTCAAGATCAAGGAGAGCGACGTCAGCATCGCCGATCGGACGGCCGCCCTGGAGGCGGCGCTCGTGACCTGGTGCGGAAAGAAGCTGGCCGGCCACCTGGCCGAGACCGGTAAGCAGTCGCTGACGCTGGCCCACGGGGTCATCGGTACGCGCTCGCTCCCGGACGCCGTGGTCTGTGACGACAAGGCCGTCCTGGCCGCCGTGAAGAAGCGGGGCGGGCTGGTCGGGCTGATCGACAAGCTGCTGGAGACGGCCCTGGGAGCGATCACGCTGGCCAACGTGATCAAGCTGAAGCCCGAGGTCAGCAAGACAGCGGCGAAGGCCGCCTGGGGCAAGTCGGCCCGCCACCAGCAGACGCTGAAGAGCCTGGGCGTGGTCGTCGAGACCAACCGATCGAGCTGGGTGATCGAACCGGCAGCGATCGAGGTAGCCGCCCCGGCCGGCTGA